TACAAATTTTTGCATTCAGTGAGTAGTGTAAATTACTCATCTGTTTGTTGGATAAACTTTTAAGGGTTGAAAGAAAACGGTATTGGGTTTGGtgagttttatagaaaatagcTAAAACGGGGTCGCTTTGTTGTGTGGCTGCAAGGCCACATGGATCGAATACGGCCAGTAGGGACTGGTCAATGGGTCCTCAAGAGCCTTACTGGCGAACTAATACAAGCTTTTCACCACCCCCATCAAGATGGGATTTTCGATTCCAATCGGAGGGGCTACCATATAATTCACATGAAGGTATTCAACTGTATGGGTCTTCAACATCATCAAACAGTAAAGAAAGTCGGGGCTGGGTGAGAGGCAACTATCTTTATAACCATCAATACTCTGCATCTGATGGTGGTGGGCTGTTTTTAAGTAGTCCATCTGACCTTTCTCAAGGTCCTCAGTGGACACCTCCAGCAATTCAGGAAATCAATGTGGATGATTATGAAACTGCAACAAGAAGAGGTAATACAATTGGTTATGCATCTCTTTCAATGTTTACTTGTTATGATCTACAGTACTTGTGTTTAATATTCGAGAAGGGCGTGTAATGATGTCACTAAACTTATATTGCCATTTCATTTGAATATGGaaaaaattagaactaataaaaatattgttcttATTTTGGAATATGCAATGTTCTTTTCAACTTTTCTGATAGGTGAGGAATGCCACCTTGTGCACATGGTCTATGTAATGGAGCTAAGCCACTAACCATTCCTTAAAACCTCCTTCTCTAGTGAAGGTAGGACTTGATGCCAAGTCTCTGGTATGATGAAGATGATATGGTTCATTGCTAGAATCTCAAGATATTTACCTTCTCCCTTCCTTATTAGGTATGACTAGATGTTTCGTTAGAGTGTAAATCCTAGATCATTTCAACCTTTGCGATTTTATTAGAAATCTTAAAAATCGCTTCAGATAGCAAGTGACAATACCTTATGTATCTCACCTTTGCTTACCATTTTTTGCAATATACTTATCAAGGTAGGCAAATCAGTGCTAGAATTTCCATTAGCTTTATTTATCTGATTATTTTGGGTTATAATctacattacaacacatttaaTCACAGTTGTTGAAAAGCTAACTATTGGTCCATAGACTCCATACTTTATATTACCATGTTGAAAGGCTCAAAAAAACAAGAAGGATGTTGATACTCATTGCTTTATATGTTCattggttttaacttttatgtaaaGTTTTAACTTTCTTACAGTTGAATTATCAAGGGTATGATACTCTGAGTTCTTATCAATCACTACATTTAATCCTTCCTCCAATGCCCTGAcatcttgttttctttatatGACTGAAATGCATGTGTGACATGCTGGCCTCAAGACAGTGTCTTTAGATGAGCTTATTTTCACTagcttattttgttttaattttttttttttttgataagtaagaaataATTATATCCATACAGCTACTTTATGCATGGAAGGCACAAAGCAAACCAAAAATTACAgagaacaagaaaacaaaacagaaaattaattacaaaggaGAAGAGAGTGTAGGAATAAGGGGAGAGATTCACTAGATGTGAGCCCCCAAGCCCAAGACCAGTCAAACAAAGAGGCACTAAAAGAACAAAGCAGCTGGTCTCCGGAACTTTCTAAGTCCTCAAAGTTTTTTTGATTAcgctccctccaaagacaccacaataaGCACAATGGTACTAAGTTCCAGATTTTAGAGGAGTGCTTCCCCAACCAACTCTACCTACCAAAAAGCAAATCTGGAACCGTGCTAGGTAAGACCCACGAGATCCCAAAAGATTTGAAAGCAAAACACCACAATCACCGAGCCATCTCACAATGAAGCAGTAAGTGATCCACAATCTCCCCACAACAACGACACATAATGCACTtgtcaacaaaatcaaagcccCTAATTCTCAAATTATCACCCGTAAGAATTCTATTCCAACCtacagtccaaacaaagaaggaAAGACAAAAACCTGTTCATAAGATGGAGGTGAAAATAAGCAGCAGGCATTTtaagctaaaacaaaaaaaccttaTTGGTGCGTTTAAGGTGTATTGATGTGTTTATGGATAGAATATGGGAAGTTACCTTTTTCTGTCATTAGCACCTGTCCTCTTATCCATTGCATGGCtgaatattttcctttttttttttaccaagaACTAGATAGAAAAGgtgaaaggaagaagaaatgaGAAGGATAAACCAATTTACTTGTGCTCCCCCGCTTTTTATACTGGTCGAGATACATGGTTAAGATTTAGACGTATAACTGTTATATAAAAgtggaacctttttttttcttttcttttaaaaatttaaaccttgaaattttgtcaaAACAAAATGATGTTCTTCTAGGGGAAAGGATTGACATTTAAACTGTTCGGAAAATAGTTGATTTCCCATTATAATTCTCAAAATCGCATAATACAGTTCATGCCCTTAAACAACATTTCAGGTTTAACAGAATTTGCATGATGAATTATGTAGCATAATAGTGCTaaattattcataaataaataaataaatatatatatcattaaattgAGATAAGTTGTAGGTaatacaataatataatatgcAAATATCAGCATTGTGCTCTCAACATTTCTTTTTAGCTAACTAAGGGATAAAACCAGTGCTTCTACTCTGTACCCCCAGGAATAGGAGAATCGCTCATTTTTGTAATTGACATGAGACCTTTCTGTGTTCTGAATACCCTTGTGAATAGGATGATTATTAGCTTTCCTAATAGTAATGAGACCATGTTGTTCGTTATAACTGTTGAGCTTTGAAACATATATGTTTTACCTGCTAATCTAGGACCCTATTATATGCCTCCTTTTTGTGTAACCAATATGTACTCCAGCTGGAAGTAAATAACCAGAACCAGCTCCATTGGACTGGATATTGCCTCTTTAAGTTGGATAACTAgacttgtttagctttgattaTGGTGATGTCTCTTGGGAACTTACTAATTGAGAGATGTGATAGCTGGTCCTCATTAACAATCCTATGTATATGGTAGCTGTCCTCAATTGGTGTCAATATTTTATCTGATTATGTCTTATAAATACTCTGGATTATGGTAACACTGCATTATTTGGTATAAATACTCTGGATTATGGTAACACTGCATTATTTGGTATAAATACTCTGGATTATGGTAACACTGCATTATTTGGTATTGTTACCTTCAGCAGTGCTCtaggaataatttttttttccccatgcTCAAATGGATCTGTGTAATAGTTATTGGGTTCATTGACATCTGAAAGTTTATGTGTGACTGTGTGGTGACACTGCATGATTCAGCATTGTTACCTTCATCAGCATAATCAGAagaattattcttatttttttcccatGCTTAACTGGATTTGTGTAATTGTTGTTAGACTGGTTGGTATGTGAAAGTGTGTGTGGCTGTCATTTTGATGCTTCTGCGAATTTTACTCGATAAGaaattttcatgatttcatgTGGATTTTCTTTAGCCAAATTAGGTAGTCAATTGTTTTGTTGTACCTTTGAAGCTCTTAGTTGAATTGCTAATTAACCAAAGGATCCAGGTTCTGcaataaattaactaatttggaTTAGATTGCATTACTATGGAAGTATGGATTCTGTTTGCTTGTAAAAAGAGttgacatttctttttttcttttctgatgaCTACTTAATATGTTATTAACAATTCATATGGCTGGGTATTATTGTATATGCTGACTGTTCTTTTGGATGAGAGCAAACTTAAGTTGTTGCATTCTATTCTTGCATTTTATATGCCCATATGTTCATTAGAATCAGAACCTTACCATGTCTGTTCAAGATTCACCATGACATTCAACCTTCAGATTCAAAATATCTTAATTGCCATTCTTGCTCTTTCTAATATTGATATTAATACCCTTTGCACTTAACATTCTTTTTTGGGCCTTCTTGACTTGCTAGATCCAGCTATGGGGCGATCATCCTTTAGACCTACCATGGAGGTATAGTATTAAGATGAAGCTCTCTGAAATTATCTAGGAAAAAATAATCTTGGGCAATTATTTGATATCTGCTATAATCCCATTTcataatggaatggaatgtgtGCAGGGAACCTCAGAAATTCCAGATAGTGGTGGCTCAACATCTTCCCATTCAGACAGTAGTGAGTCTGAGCCAACATTCAAGTCACGCTTATCCTCTCACCGGAACTTCTCAAGTCGTCGTTCTTTCATGTCAAAACCGATACACCCCTTGTCCTTTTCTACCCACACAAATACTAGAGAAGCTCCTGACTCAACAGCTGGGTTTTCAGAGTTTGATACTGCCACTCCACAAAGAGATGCCCACCGTTGGAGCAGTGCTAGCAGCAGCATTGATTTTGCTGATGTTTCTGAGTCACTTGAGCCTGAAATTTTCAGTCAGCCGTGCAATCCTTCTGGTGGTTTTAGGTGTGGCTTATGTGAAAAATTTCTTTCGCAAAGATCACCTTGGAGTTCTCGTAGGATTGTGAAGAGTGGAGATATGCCAGTTGCTGGGGTTCTTTCGTGTCGTCACGTTTTTCATGCAGAATGTTTGGAGCAAACAACCCCAAAAACCCGTAAAAATGATCCACCTTGCCCTCTATGTGTTAGATTGGGAGAGGACAACTCCCCTGAACGACGGGGTTTTTCAAGATTGAGGAGTGGTTTCCCAAGGCTCAAACCATTTTGTGAGGATGGCCCATCCAGGCCTTGGGACTGTGTACAAGTGGGAGATTGTGTTGAAGGGGCTTTGCATGCACCTCCACGCAATACTATGTTCTTACTGAACCGAAATCGCATTAAAAAGAACCTGACGTTAAAGGGTAATCCAAGCAAGGAATTTCCAGGGAAGTTAAGAAAAAGTGGCTCATATTCTTCGCAACAGTTGAGTGGAAAGTCAGTTGATCAGGGAGCAGTTGGGTGCTCTAGGTCAACACCAGGTCCAAGTATGATGAGATGATGAAAGATCTGTAGATAAATGGTAACATGTAACTTATCCTTGTAagggctttttttttctcttttattgaTATTTGGTAGTGTCATTTTAGCCAAGTAGATATTTTATCAATGAGATTGGATGACCTGGTTAGATTGTTGTATAGATTTGATTTTGTGCAAACTGCGGGATGACCTCAAAGTTGGAAGCAGACAATTGTGTGTTTATGCTGAATTGATGCATTTGATGTTTTGTTGTTAACtgaaaggaatttttttttttttttttttttttgtgtgttgggatcttcattcttcatgctttattttgatgaatattCTATATTCATAAATGGAGATTGGTTTGGAATGCTGAAATGTTCATGTATTTGAACATGTCAAATACTGGTTGGTCCTGGTAATTGccttcttttcatttatttagtCTTGGATTTTAACTGGATCTTCATTTTCTCTACCAACAAGATGACATACAAGCTGTGTCGCATATAACCGACTGCAATGAATGACTGTTGTGCCAATTGGCTGTGTGTGTTTTGTGGTGTAATTGGTTCCATGTTGCCCaaagctttttgttttttgttttacctGGTGCATGCGGTGGAAGTTCATAGATAACGAAGGCTAACTACCGAATGTGATAGATTGTGGTTTGCAATGTGATTGTGAACCTCAATCAGACAAGAATCACTAAATTTTATCCACAGTGTGGacaaaaagcaagaaagaatCTTCCTTCCTGGCTGAGACACCACATCCTTGGGTGGGAATTTGAAGTTTGGGTAGGAATTTGAGGGTACTTGTACTTCACGGTTCACAGTATAAGGCAAGTGCAGGCAGGGCCCGCCCAATAAAATTTGGGGCCTGAGGCGAAAAATTTATATTAGGcctttttatatgtaaacactaattaaataaaattatataataataattaaattaagactaaTTTGATGTAAATGCAGAAATTGTTGAATAATACTAACTAAACtaaggttaatttcatataaaatattgaatatCATTGTTGAaccataaatttaaataaaaagaactaaaaatatatattatttttaaaaaaaagaaacttacttaaacttgaatatatgattatgcATAGTTAAGTAAAGTTATAAtctgaattttaattttgtatataccttttaagagaaaaagatagatagatagatattatttggtgtgtgtCTTAGTAAgagattagtttacaaaaatcaagcTCCCAAACTATTAGAGGAGATCAGTCATCATTGATGATTTATCACatttgcaacattttttttttttttgaaacatttttggatttcaattggttaaaatttttattggtctCTTATTTTGGAAGCcttgttagaaatgaaaaagaaaaatactaaagatgctacaaaatgttcacaatataATGTGATAATGACTGTAATTAATGAATTTCaactacttaaatttttttatttgaattacttttttatgtgattggtgacatgtcaattaaacctataataaaatttgtggtatttttagcattacacttataaaaaagtaccaattatttaaaaaaatgttatatttttaaaaactttaggACCTTTTACAGAGGAAAATAGGGCATTTTTTTagtagaaaaattttattttggttgtagggccttaggcctaggcctaagttGCCTAAGCCTTGG
This genomic stretch from Quercus lobata isolate SW786 chromosome 3, ValleyOak3.0 Primary Assembly, whole genome shotgun sequence harbors:
- the LOC115978722 gene encoding uncharacterized protein LOC115978722; amino-acid sequence: MGPQEPYWRTNTSFSPPPSRWDFRFQSEGLPYNSHEGIQLYGSSTSSNSKESRGWVRGNYLYNHQYSASDGGGLFLSSPSDLSQGPQWTPPAIQEINVDDYETATRRDPAMGRSSFRPTMEGTSEIPDSGGSTSSHSDSSESEPTFKSRLSSHRNFSSRRSFMSKPIHPLSFSTHTNTREAPDSTAGFSEFDTATPQRDAHRWSSASSSIDFADVSESLEPEIFSQPCNPSGGFRCGLCEKFLSQRSPWSSRRIVKSGDMPVAGVLSCRHVFHAECLEQTTPKTRKNDPPCPLCVRLGEDNSPERRGFSRLRSGFPRLKPFCEDGPSRPWDCVQVGDCVEGALHAPPRNTMFLLNRNRIKKNLTLKGNPSKEFPGKLRKSGSYSSQQLSGKSVDQGAVGCSRSTPGPSMMR